A genomic window from Canis lupus dingo isolate Sandy chromosome 13, ASM325472v2, whole genome shotgun sequence includes:
- the GPR20 gene encoding G-protein coupled receptor 20 encodes MSSASPVGSWAPAVPNATAAANSSEPENPLFQQFARLDEELHAAFPGLWLALMAVHGVIFLAGLVLNGLALYVFCCRTQAKTPSVIYTINLVVTDLLVGLSLPTRFAVFYGTRGCLRCAFPHVFGYFLNMHCSVLFLTCICVDRYLAIVQPDGSRRWRQPACARATCAFVWMAAGAVTLSVLGVAAGSGPCCRVLALTVLEFLLPLLVISVFTGRIVCALSRPGLLRQGRQRRVRAMQLLLTVLVIFLVCFTPFHARQVAVALWPDVPHHASLVAYHVAVTLSSLNSCMDPIVYCFVTSGFQATVRGLFRRHGAGYEPNSSNMVSMHKSSRGSGHNHILGAGPSAFTQDLADGPGA; translated from the coding sequence ATGTCCTCTGCGTCTCCCGTGGGGTCCTGGGCCCCGGCGGTCCCCAACGCCACAGCGGCGGCCAACAGCAGCGAGCCGGAGAATCCCCTGTTCCAGCAGTTCGCCCGGCTGGACGAGGAGCTGCACGCCGCCTTCCCGGGGCTGTGGCTGGCACTGATGGCCGTGCACGGCGTCATCTTCCTGGCGGGGCTGGTGCTCAATGGGCTGGCGCTGTACGTCTTCTGCTGCCGCACCCAGGCCAAGACGCCATCGGTCATCTACACCATCAACCTGGTGGTGACCGACCTGCTGGTGGGGCTGTCCCTGCCCACGCGCTTCGCCGTCTTCTACGGCACGCGCGGCTGCCTGCGATGCGCCTTCCCGCACGTCTTCGGCTACTTCCTGAACATGCACTGCTCCGTCCTCTTCCTCACCTGCATCTGCGTGGACCGCTACCTGGCCATCGTGCAGCCCGATGGCTCCCGCCGCTGGCGCCAGCCCGCCTGCGCCAGGGCCACGTGCGCCTTCGTGTGGATGGCGGCGGGGGCCGTGACCCTGTCGGTGCTGGGCGTGGCGGCGGGCAGCGGGCCTTGCTGCCGCGTCCTCGCGCTCACCGTCCTGGAGTTCCTGCTGCCGCTGCTGGTCATCAGTGTGTTCACGGGCCGCATCGTGTGCGCCCTGTCGCGTCCGGGGCTGCTGCGCCAGGGTCGCCAGCGCCGCGTGCGGGCCATGCAGCTGCTGCTCACCGTGCTCGTCATCTTCCTCGTCTGCTTCACGCCCTTCCACGCCCGCCAGGTGGCCGTGGCGCTGTGGCCGGATGTGCCGCACCACGCCAGCCTCGTGGCCTACCATGTGGCCGTGACCCTCAGCAGCCTCAACAGCTGCATGGACCCCATCGTCTACTGCTTTGTCACCAGCGGCTTCCAGGCCACCGTCCGCGGCCTCTTCCGCCGGCACGGAGCTGGGTACGAGCCCAATAGCAGCAACATGGTCAGCATGCACAAGAGCTCCCGGGGCTCAGGCCACAACCACATCCTTGGCGCCGGCCCCAGCGCCTTCACGCAGGACCTGGCCGACGGGCCTGGCGCTTAG